Proteins from a genomic interval of Arachis hypogaea cultivar Tifrunner chromosome 10, arahy.Tifrunner.gnm2.J5K5, whole genome shotgun sequence:
- the LOC112714761 gene encoding K(+) efflux antiporter 3, chloroplastic isoform X3: MLESLAHGQSFKLKGYDLIKDNSPKCYAISSFSRSSVFKVCSDKKQVSLLSLGVSYRSTSVSENLCQSKLLNVPSFYSWKGFYLSKYTPLRFERLQTSATYDVAGAVEVIHDLGLDTLTFLAVTVLIVPTFKSIKASPILGFFLAGVVLSQFGLIRNLTDVKVLSEWGILFLLFEMGLELSLARLKALAKYAFGMGFTQVVLSTLAFAAFELPPNGAIGTKILEFLFHSRPDLVNIRSIDEAVVIAAALSLSSSAFVLQLLAEKGELPTRFGSATLGILLLQDIAVVPLLVILPILESQNLAKESIWPMLAQESLKALGGLGLLSFGGKYILRRVFEVVADARSSEAFVALCLLTVAGTSLVTQHLGFSDTLGAFLAGALLAETNFRTQIEADIRPFRGLLIGLFFLTTGTSIDMQLLMREWPHVLALLAGLISIKTLIITAIGPCVGLSLQESVRIGLLLSQGGEFGFVVFSLANRLGVLPLELNKLLIIVVVLSMALTPFLNEAGRRAADFIDGKFDVEFKASEMVNFGVTEPVVIVGFGQMGQVLANFLSNPLASGGDSDAAGWPYVAFDLDPALVNAAKKAGFPIHYGDGSHPAVLQSAGISSPKAIMVMFPGKEKTAEAVQRLRFTYPAIPIYARAKDLEHLLDLKKAGATDAVLENAETSLQLGSKLLKGFGVMSDDLAFLSQLIRDSMELQAQEAASFAKCDELNMTKQLQVELVTQLRDMHLCQLLHQNWTSRIKFPSLEFSQLRNSQL; the protein is encoded by the exons ATGTTGGAGTCACTAGCTCATGGTCAAAGTTTTAAGCTTAAG GGATATGACTTAATCAAAGATAACAGTCCTAAATGTTATGCTATTTCATCATTCAGTAGAAGTTCTGTTTTCAAGGTTTGTTCAGATAAAAAGCAAGTGTCGCTGCTTTCACTTGGAGTTAGTTATAGGAGCACCTCCGTGTCTGAGAATTTATGTCAAAGCAAACTTCTCAATGTTCCATCATTTTATAGTTGGAAAGGATTCTATCTCTCTAAGTATACGCCATTACGGTTCGAGCGGTTGCAAACAAGTGCAACTTATGATGTTGCTGGTGCTGTTGAAGTCATCCATGATTTAGGATTGGATACTCTTACTTTCTTGGCTGTAACTGTCTTAATTGTTCCCACATTCAAGTCAATTAAAGCCAGTCCT ATACTTGGTTTCTTCTTGGCTGGAGTTGTACTTAGCCAGTTTGGTTTAATCAGAAACCTTACAGATGTTAAAGTTTTGTCCGAATGGGGGATCCTTTTCTTG TTGTTTGAGATGGGTTTAGAGCTTTCACTTGCACGTCTGAAAGCTCTTGCAAAATATGCCTTCGGTATGGGATTTACTCAG GTTGTATTATCTACTTTAGCATTTGCTGCTTTTGAACTCCCACCAAATGGGGCTATTGGAACAAAAATTTTGGAATTCCTTTTCCATTCAAGGCCAGATCTG GTGAATATTAGAAGTATTGATGAAGCTGTGGTAATTGCTGCTGCTCTCTCTCTGTCATCTTCTGCATTTGTTCTACAG CTTCTTGCAGAGAAGGGTGAGCTACCTACAAGATTTGGTTCAGCAACTCTGGGAATACTTTTATTGCAG GACATAGCTGTTGTCCCTCTTCTAGTCATTCTTCCAATACTAGAGAGCCAG AATCTGGCTAAGGAAAGCATTTGGCCAATGCTTGCTCAAGAAAGTTTAAAGGCATTAGGTGGATTGGGTCTGCTATCTTTTGGGGGAAAATACATTCTTAGAAGAGTATTTGAG GTTGTTGCAGATGCAAGGAGCTCAGAGGCCTTCGTTGCACTTTGCTTGCTGACTGTTGCTGGAACTTCACTTGTCACGCAGCATTTGGGTTTTAGTGATACG CTTGGGGCATTTTTAGCTGGGGCACTTTTAGCAGAGACAAATTTCAGGACCCAGATTGAAGCTGACATAAGACCATTTAGAGGCTTgcttattggattatttttcctAACTACAGGGACTTCCATTGACATGCAG cTTCTTATGCGAGAGTGGCCACATGTACTTGCACTCTTGGCAGGATTGATTTCTATCAAGACATTGATCATAACAGCAATCGGTCCTTGTGTTGGGCTTAGTTTGCAAGAAAGTGTGAGAATAGGATTGCTTCTATCCCAAGGAGGCGAGTTTGGATTCGTTGTTTTCTCCTTAGCAAATAG GCTTGGGGTGCTTCCACTTGAGCTCAACAAGTTGCTCATAATTGTTGTTGTATTGTCAATGGCATTAACCCCATTTCTTAATGAAGCTGGAAGAAGGGCTGCTGATTTTATTGATGGAAAATTCGATGTGGAGTTT AAAGCTTCAGAGATGGTCAACTTTGGTGTCACTGAACCTGTTGTTATAGTTGGATTTGGACAAATGGGCCAG GTCCTTGCAAATTTCCTTTCCAATCCGTTGGCTTCAGGAGGAGACAGTGATGCTGCAGGATGGCCTTATGTGGCTTTTGATCTTGACCCCGCACTAGTAAAT GCTGCTAAAAAAGCCGGCTTTCCAATTCACTATGGGGATGGATCACATCCTGCTGTTCTTCAGTCGGCCGGTATCTCTTCTCCAAAAGCTATTATGGTTATGTTCCCCGGCAAGGAAAAGACAGCGGAAGCTGTTCAGAGGCTACGGTTTACTTACCCTGCA ATCCCAATCTATGCCAGAGCTAAAGATCTTGAGCATCTTTTAGATCTGAAGAAAGCAGGTGCAACAGATGCTGTTTTGGAAAATGCAGAG ACTAGCTTACAGCTGGGTTCTAAGCTTCTGAAAGGTTTCGGAGTGATGTCGGATGACCTAGCATTTTTGAGTCAGCTCATTAGAGATTCCATGGAACTACAGGCTCAAGAAGCAGCCAGCTTCGCCAAATGCGATGAATTAAATATGACAAAACAACTGCAGGTAGAG TTGGTGACTCAATTGAGGGACATGCACCTATGCCAACTACTTCATCAGAATTGGACCAGCCGCATCAAGTTTCCCTCCCTAGAATTCAGCCAGTTGCGGAACAGCCAGTTGTAG
- the LOC112714761 gene encoding K(+) efflux antiporter 3, chloroplastic isoform X6 — MLESLAHGQSFKLKGYDLIKDNSPKCYAISSFSRSSVFKVCSDKKQVSLLSLGVSYRSTSVSENLCQSKLLNVPSFYSWKGFYLSKYTPLRFERLQTSATYDVAGAVEVIHDLGLDTLTFLAVTVLIVPTFKSIKASPILGFFLAGVVLSQFGLIRNLTDVKVLSEWGILFLLFEMGLELSLARLKALAKYAFGMGFTQVNIRSIDEAVVIAAALSLSSSAFVLQLLAEKGELPTRFGSATLGILLLQDIAVVPLLVILPILESQNLAKESIWPMLAQESLKALGGLGLLSFGGKYILRRVFEVVADARSSEAFVALCLLTVAGTSLVTQHLGFSDTLGAFLAGALLAETNFRTQIEADIRPFRGLLIGLFFLTTGTSIDMQLLMREWPHVLALLAGLISIKTLIITAIGPCVGLSLQESVRIGLLLSQGGEFGFVVFSLANRLGVLPLELNKLLIIVVVLSMALTPFLNEAGRRAADFIDGKFDVEFKASEMVNFGVTEPVVIVGFGQMGQVLANFLSNPLASGGDSDAAGWPYVAFDLDPALVNAAKKAGFPIHYGDGSHPAVLQSAGISSPKAIMVMFPGKEKTAEAVQRLRFTYPAIPIYARAKDLEHLLDLKKAGATDAVLENAETSLQLGSKLLKGFGVMSDDLAFLSQLIRDSMELQAQEAASFAKCDELNMTKQLQVELVTQLRDMHLCQLLHQNWTSRIKFPSLEFSQLRNSQL; from the exons ATGTTGGAGTCACTAGCTCATGGTCAAAGTTTTAAGCTTAAG GGATATGACTTAATCAAAGATAACAGTCCTAAATGTTATGCTATTTCATCATTCAGTAGAAGTTCTGTTTTCAAGGTTTGTTCAGATAAAAAGCAAGTGTCGCTGCTTTCACTTGGAGTTAGTTATAGGAGCACCTCCGTGTCTGAGAATTTATGTCAAAGCAAACTTCTCAATGTTCCATCATTTTATAGTTGGAAAGGATTCTATCTCTCTAAGTATACGCCATTACGGTTCGAGCGGTTGCAAACAAGTGCAACTTATGATGTTGCTGGTGCTGTTGAAGTCATCCATGATTTAGGATTGGATACTCTTACTTTCTTGGCTGTAACTGTCTTAATTGTTCCCACATTCAAGTCAATTAAAGCCAGTCCT ATACTTGGTTTCTTCTTGGCTGGAGTTGTACTTAGCCAGTTTGGTTTAATCAGAAACCTTACAGATGTTAAAGTTTTGTCCGAATGGGGGATCCTTTTCTTG TTGTTTGAGATGGGTTTAGAGCTTTCACTTGCACGTCTGAAAGCTCTTGCAAAATATGCCTTCGGTATGGGATTTACTCAG GTGAATATTAGAAGTATTGATGAAGCTGTGGTAATTGCTGCTGCTCTCTCTCTGTCATCTTCTGCATTTGTTCTACAG CTTCTTGCAGAGAAGGGTGAGCTACCTACAAGATTTGGTTCAGCAACTCTGGGAATACTTTTATTGCAG GACATAGCTGTTGTCCCTCTTCTAGTCATTCTTCCAATACTAGAGAGCCAG AATCTGGCTAAGGAAAGCATTTGGCCAATGCTTGCTCAAGAAAGTTTAAAGGCATTAGGTGGATTGGGTCTGCTATCTTTTGGGGGAAAATACATTCTTAGAAGAGTATTTGAG GTTGTTGCAGATGCAAGGAGCTCAGAGGCCTTCGTTGCACTTTGCTTGCTGACTGTTGCTGGAACTTCACTTGTCACGCAGCATTTGGGTTTTAGTGATACG CTTGGGGCATTTTTAGCTGGGGCACTTTTAGCAGAGACAAATTTCAGGACCCAGATTGAAGCTGACATAAGACCATTTAGAGGCTTgcttattggattatttttcctAACTACAGGGACTTCCATTGACATGCAG cTTCTTATGCGAGAGTGGCCACATGTACTTGCACTCTTGGCAGGATTGATTTCTATCAAGACATTGATCATAACAGCAATCGGTCCTTGTGTTGGGCTTAGTTTGCAAGAAAGTGTGAGAATAGGATTGCTTCTATCCCAAGGAGGCGAGTTTGGATTCGTTGTTTTCTCCTTAGCAAATAG GCTTGGGGTGCTTCCACTTGAGCTCAACAAGTTGCTCATAATTGTTGTTGTATTGTCAATGGCATTAACCCCATTTCTTAATGAAGCTGGAAGAAGGGCTGCTGATTTTATTGATGGAAAATTCGATGTGGAGTTT AAAGCTTCAGAGATGGTCAACTTTGGTGTCACTGAACCTGTTGTTATAGTTGGATTTGGACAAATGGGCCAG GTCCTTGCAAATTTCCTTTCCAATCCGTTGGCTTCAGGAGGAGACAGTGATGCTGCAGGATGGCCTTATGTGGCTTTTGATCTTGACCCCGCACTAGTAAAT GCTGCTAAAAAAGCCGGCTTTCCAATTCACTATGGGGATGGATCACATCCTGCTGTTCTTCAGTCGGCCGGTATCTCTTCTCCAAAAGCTATTATGGTTATGTTCCCCGGCAAGGAAAAGACAGCGGAAGCTGTTCAGAGGCTACGGTTTACTTACCCTGCA ATCCCAATCTATGCCAGAGCTAAAGATCTTGAGCATCTTTTAGATCTGAAGAAAGCAGGTGCAACAGATGCTGTTTTGGAAAATGCAGAG ACTAGCTTACAGCTGGGTTCTAAGCTTCTGAAAGGTTTCGGAGTGATGTCGGATGACCTAGCATTTTTGAGTCAGCTCATTAGAGATTCCATGGAACTACAGGCTCAAGAAGCAGCCAGCTTCGCCAAATGCGATGAATTAAATATGACAAAACAACTGCAGGTAGAG TTGGTGACTCAATTGAGGGACATGCACCTATGCCAACTACTTCATCAGAATTGGACCAGCCGCATCAAGTTTCCCTCCCTAGAATTCAGCCAGTTGCGGAACAGCCAGTTGTAG